DNA sequence from the Terriglobia bacterium genome:
TCCGGGCAGGTCGATCTCAAGCGCCTCGATGTTTCCAAAGTGCTTCTCGTTCTTTGTCGAGAGCTTCAGCCCTTCGTAAATCGCTGTCGCTGCGATCATCGCATCGCAGGGATCTAGCCCGTTCGCTTTGGCGTGCGATTTCATGATGTTGTAGGCGAGTTGGCCGATCTCCGGGCTTGTCGAAACGACGTGATATGCGCCCAGAACGAGATCGATCTCGGCGATCTCGCGCTTGTCTTTGCACCGGCGATGAGCTCTAGTCCGGTGACAACGGACACGGACCAGTCGTCGAGAGAATCCAAATAGTTCGCAGCGGCTTCGGTGTGACGAAAATAGTCAACGAGGATATCGGTGTCAATGAGGTAGGGCATGCACGATCACTTCGAATCGGGGTCGGGCTCTCGGCGGTACTTGCGGATTTTGTTCACGTAATCCATACCGTCCGTAAAGTCTGCTCGGTCCTTCCACATTCCGTATGCGGCAAAATCCTTGACCGACTTTCGCTTTCCGCCGCTCTGTCTCCGATCTTCGATCGGGTAGACGTCTACAGTCACCTCGGTCCCTTCCTTGATGGGCAGTTCTTCCAGTGGTTTCAAAACGCCATTTTTATAGATTGCGCGGATGCTCATTGGGTCACCTAACAGATATTCTACGCTATGTCCTCTGGCCACGTTATCCGCCCACTGTACAGCAGGCAAAACTCAGAATCTTCACGGCTTTGTCCGTTTCCATAGATGCTTTTAATGCCACCGTAAATTCGGGGACAGTAGTGAGGAATTAAACCCGACCGAAATTTAATTCCTTACTGTCCCTCTTTTCCATAGTCAGTCTCCATCGAGCGGC
Encoded proteins:
- a CDS encoding antitoxin family protein; amino-acid sequence: MSIRAIYKNGVLKPLEELPIKEGTEVTVDVYPIEDRRQSGGKRKSVKDFAAYGMWKDRADFTDGMDYVNKIRKYRREPDPDSK